The following is a genomic window from Syntrophorhabdales bacterium.
TTGTCTCGCCCGCATCAGCAGACATGGCTGCGCATGCGTGTGAGACCTGTTATTACTTATTCCACCATTTCCACGTATCGACCTGCGATACCTTGCCTAACTTGTCTATGACTGCGTTTACCAGTTTGCCTTCTTTTTTCTCCACCTTCACAATATAGACGTCTATGATCCGCTGATTGTATTGATCGATGGCCAGCGTTCCTGCCGGCGTTTCTATCTTGCCCGAAGAAGACGCCCGCTTTATCTCCTTTGCCAATGGTGATACGTCCTCAACATTTCCTTTGGTTCCTTCAATGCCTGCAATAATCATTTTCGCGGCAGTGTAGCCATATTCGCTGTATCGTGAGGGCGTCTCGCCATATTTTGCCGTATATGCCTTTACAAAGGCCCTGTTCCTGGGTGTATCAAGTGTGGGTGGATAGTGACTTTGAGAAAGTATACCCAGGGCAGCGTCCCCTATCTGGGAAAGGTAAGGGTCATCTACCAGTGCCACCTGGCCGCCAAAAAGAGGCAGCCTTTTCTTGAGCCCGAATTCCTCGTACTGCTGCACAAATCGAATGGCATCGGTGCCCGTTGTCCAGGCCATGACGGCGTCTGCGCCTTTCACGTCGATCGTGCTCAGGAAGGGCGCAAAATCCATAGTGCCCATTTTAGGATAGACGTCTTTGAGGATTTTCCCCCCGGCTTCAGTGAAGCCTGCCTTGAACGCATCAACCGAATCGTGCCCTGCTTTATAGTCCTGACCGGTCACGACCACGTTGCGCCAATTCGTGTTCTTCATTACCCATCTTCCCATCGGGTAATTGCCCTGGTCCGATGTCTCTGTTGTCCGGAACATTTTTTCGTTTGCTTTCTCAGGTGATGTCAATTCGCGTGTGAATGCGCACGGGATAATCCATATGACGTTGCTCTTGAGCACGTAGTCATAAATGGCCAAAGCTTCGGCGCTGCTGACCGGACCCACTATGAAATTGACTTTCTGCTCTTCGATTAACCGGCGCACTTTCGTGAGCGCCACGGTGGGATTGAGTTCCGAATCCTCCTTCAACACCTGTATTGCGCGGCCACCCGCTCTCCGGTGAATTTCATCAAAGGCGAATTCTGCTCCATCGGAAGAACCTTTTGCCTGGAGAGGAGCAATACCCGTGTACGAAAGAAGCAGACCAACTTTAATGGGTGACTTTTCCGCTGCGAGCGAATCTGAAGCGGTCATAGCAAATACGGCTATGAAGACAACCAGACACACAAAAATCCATTTCCCTTTCTTTGATGACATCCCTGACTCCTTTCTCGTGATTCGCGTGTCCGGCGGAGCTACCGTTTGCCAGGTGAGCTGCTGACTGCCAAGCCTTGTGCGGTTTGGTCTCTTGCACCCCCGAACGCTTGAACCCCTTTTACTTCACCCACCATTTCCAAACATCTGTCTGAGCCACCCTGCCGAGCTTGTCGACAACGACATTGACCAGCTTCCCGTCACGTTTTTCCGTCTTCACCACGTACATGTTGACGATCCTCTGGTTATACTGATCAAACGCAAGAGGACCTGAAGGCATTTCCAGTGTATTAGCGGTTTTTTTCATCTCCTTAGCTGTCCGCGCGCTGTCCTCCACATCGCCCTTCAAAGCCTCGATGGTCGCGCCGATCATGCTGGCTGCTGTATAGCCATATTCACTGTAACGGTAAGGAGGATGGCCATACCTGCTCGTGTACGATTTAACAAATGCCTTGTTCTTAGGCGTATCTAAATTGACCGGGTAATGGCTGCTGGTGATAAGGCCGATTGCAGCGTCGCCTACGCCGGGTAGATACGGGTCATCGGCTATAGTCACAAAGCCGTACAGGGGAATCCGTTTCTTGATGCCAAATTCCTCGTACTGTTGAACAAACCTGACAGCATCCGTCCCGACGTACATGGCGTAGGTGGCATCTATTCCCTTTTCCATCCCGCTCAGGAAAGGAGCAAAATCCATGGTGCCCAATTTTGGGAAAATCTCTTTAACTACCTTGCCTCCGGCTGCCTCGAAGCCGGCTTTGAAAGCTTCAACGTTATGATGTCCGCCAGCAAAATCGGAACCTGTTATCGCCATGTTGCGGTAAGGTGTGTTTTTGATTATCCACGCGCCCATGGGGTAGTTACACTGGTCGGACGTCTCGACAGTACGGAAAACGTTCTCGGCCCATTTGTCTGGCCCTGTCAGCTCTCTCGTATTGGCAACCGGGTTCAGAAGTATGACGTTCTGCTTGCGGACGTAGTCCTGTATGGCCAGTCCTACGGCGCTGTTCACCGGTCCTACTATAAAGTTTACCTTCTGCTGCTCTACCAGCCGGCGTACCTTGGTGAGGCCCGTGGTCGGATTATTCTCGTCATCTTCTTTAATGATCTGAATCGGTCTACCCCCGGCTTTCATGCCAAGCTCGCCGAAATAGAGCTCCACCGAATCATTAACCCCTTTTGTTTGAAAGGGCATGGTGCCGGTATAAGGAAGCAGCAGCCCGATCTTAATGGGCGGCTTGTCTGCTGCCATCGCGCCCGAACCCGCCACTACAGAAAGCCCGATCAGTACAGCCAGACAAATCAAGAACAGTCTGCTCTTTCGATTTGCCATGTTTATGCTCCTTTTACATGGTTTAGCATTTGTAGCATTGAGTACAAAACCGTTCCCGTCTTTAACCTGAAACTCGTAACTCGCAACGTCTTCTCCCCTTCACTTGTTCCACCATTTCCAGGCATCTGTCTGGGCCACTTTGCCGATCTTGTCAATCACAACATTGACCAGCTTGCCATCG
Proteins encoded in this region:
- a CDS encoding ABC transporter substrate-binding protein, with the protein product MSSKKGKWIFVCLVVFIAVFAMTASDSLAAEKSPIKVGLLLSYTGIAPLQAKGSSDGAEFAFDEIHRRAGGRAIQVLKEDSELNPTVALTKVRRLIEEQKVNFIVGPVSSAEALAIYDYVLKSNVIWIIPCAFTRELTSPEKANEKMFRTTETSDQGNYPMGRWVMKNTNWRNVVVTGQDYKAGHDSVDAFKAGFTEAGGKILKDVYPKMGTMDFAPFLSTIDVKGADAVMAWTTGTDAIRFVQQYEEFGLKKRLPLFGGQVALVDDPYLSQIGDAALGILSQSHYPPTLDTPRNRAFVKAYTAKYGETPSRYSEYGYTAAKMIIAGIEGTKGNVEDVSPLAKEIKRASSSGKIETPAGTLAIDQYNQRIIDVYIVKVEKKEGKLVNAVIDKLGKVSQVDTWKWWNK
- a CDS encoding ABC transporter substrate-binding protein, giving the protein MANRKSRLFLICLAVLIGLSVVAGSGAMAADKPPIKIGLLLPYTGTMPFQTKGVNDSVELYFGELGMKAGGRPIQIIKEDDENNPTTGLTKVRRLVEQQKVNFIVGPVNSAVGLAIQDYVRKQNVILLNPVANTRELTGPDKWAENVFRTVETSDQCNYPMGAWIIKNTPYRNMAITGSDFAGGHHNVEAFKAGFEAAGGKVVKEIFPKLGTMDFAPFLSGMEKGIDATYAMYVGTDAVRFVQQYEEFGIKKRIPLYGFVTIADDPYLPGVGDAAIGLITSSHYPVNLDTPKNKAFVKSYTSRYGHPPYRYSEYGYTAASMIGATIEALKGDVEDSARTAKEMKKTANTLEMPSGPLAFDQYNQRIVNMYVVKTEKRDGKLVNVVVDKLGRVAQTDVWKWWVK